The genomic interval GGGGGACCCCCTGGCCACATCACCGCTACCTTGACGATGTCGTTGGTGAGGGAGTAGCGGAACATCCAGTCCAGGGTGATGCTCTCGTTCTCCAGGATgtcctggggacacgggggtgagGGGCGGCCCCGGGCCGGGGGTCCCGCTCCCATCCCAGTCCCGGTGCAGCCCGAGGAGGGTCCCGGTCCCAGAGCAGCTCCGGGAGGGTCTCGGTCCCAGTCCCGACCCTGGTGCAGCCCCGGGAGGGTCCCGGTCCCGTCCcggtcccatcccagtcccagagCAGCCCGAGGAGGGTCCtggtcccagagcagccccgggAGGGTCTCGGTCCCGTCCCGGTCCCGGTGCAGTCCCATCCCGGTCCAGTCCCAGCCCCGTCCCGTCCCGGTCCTAGAGCAGCCCCGGGAgggtcccggtcccggtgcAGCTCCGGGAGGGTCTCGGTCCCATCCCGGTCCCGGTGCAGCCCCGGGAGGGTCTCGGTCCCGTCCCGGTGCCGGTCCCAGCCCCGTTCCGGTCCCggtcccagagcagccccgggAGGGTCTCGGTCCCGTCCCCGTGCCGGTCCCGGTGCAGCCCCGTCCCGGTCCCGGCCGTACCTGGAGGCTCCCTCGCGGGCAGTACTCGGTCAGGATGCAGATGTTGGGCGGGTCGGTGCAGGCGCCGATGAACCGCGTCAGGTGCTCGTTCTGCACGTCCCGCATCTGCCGGGGGCAGCGGGGGTGGGCGGGGGTcccgccgtgtcccccccgGCCCGGGGCCACCCCCCGGGGTCACCCACGTACGTGTTTCAGCTCGAACAGCACCTTGCGCGTCAGCTCGATGCGTTTGCGGTTCAAGTGCTTCACGGCCACCAGGTTACCCTGCGGGGACACGGAGGGGTGGCGACACCgcgctggggacaccggggtggCGACACGGCGGGGGGAGGGTCCCCCCTGCTGCCCCGCCCCCCTACCTTGTAATAGGCGGTCTTGGCGTACACCTGGAACTGCCCCTCGGCCGTCATCAGCGAGCCGTAGTTGGAGCCCCTCTGTGCCGGGGGCGGGGGGTGAGCCCGGGGTGACGCCGATCCTCCCGTCCCGAGACCCCCAGCGGGGCTGTGCGGTGGCCCcgatccccaaaatccccggtcCCTGAGCAGTGGGgtgaccccagaccccaaaatccccggtcCCTGAGCAGTGGggtgaccccagccccaaaatccccggtcCCTGAGCAGTGGGGTGACCCcagtccccaaaatcccccatccccgaccccaaaatcccctgtcccagggctgtggggtgaccccggtccccaaaatccccggtccctgagctgtggggtGATCCtggtccccaaaatccccggtccctgagctgtggggtgaccccaattccccaaaatcctggtccctgagctgtggggtgaccccagaccccaaaatccccggtccctgagctgtggggtgaccccagccccaaaatcccccatccccgaccccaaaatcccctgtccccgaccccaaaatccccgtcccagggctgtggggtgatCCCAATCCCCTCAATTCCCGGTCCCCGAGCTGTGGGGTGATCCTGGTCCCCAAAATCCTGgtccctgagctgtggggtgaccccaattccccaaaatcccggtCCCCAAGCTGTGGGGTgaccccaatccccaaatccccactccCCGAGCTGTGGGGTGACCCCAATTCCCAATCCCTCAGCACAGATATGGGACACCCTCTGTCCCCCCAATCcccgagcggggccggggggtgACCCCGACCTCTGATCCCCACGGGGGGCCATGGGGTGAacccagccccgctccccccggtgcccccgctccccccggtgcccctgctccccccggtgcccccggtgcccccggtgCCCACCAGGGACAGGGTGAGCTTGCTGCCGGCGCTCCTCAGGTGTTTCTCCAGGCTGCTCATCTGCACGTCCTCCCAGCGCACCCTCCACAGCTCGGCCgccagctccttctccagctgcagcttcctgcGCCCGCGGGGGGCTCCGTGAGACCCCggcccgcgccccccgcccctccccgcggtgccagccccctcccctcaccTGCAGATGAAGAAGGAGGTGACGGTGATGGCCATGAGGATCAGGCTGACCACGAGCGACAGCACCTCCAGCGTGGACAGCGAGGCTGCCGGCGACACCAGGGGGCGGTCAGGGcccgggggaggggggaggggtgGGGCGGGGGTCTCGGggctctcccctcccccccctcacCTTTGCGGCACTGCGGGTCGGTGCCCTCGAAGCCGCAGGGGGGGACATCGGGCGGGACCGCCTTGCCCGGCCAGTGGATCTCTCTGCCCGGCACCATCTGGATCTTCTTGGTGGTGCCGTTGTAGTTGGCCACGAtctttgggatggggagggggtgCAAGGAATGGGTGGGGGGGGAGCCCCCGGAGCCCCTCCCCACTCAGCCCGGGCCTGGCTGCCCCCCCCCGGCCGGGGCTCACCTGGAATTCCCCGTGCTCGGGGTCCATGTCCCACAGGGAGTAGTCGCTCTCCCGGTCCCCCTGCTCGTCGATCTTCAGGAAGCcggtgacacctggggagggtgggggaggggctggggggacccTCCGGGGGGGCTCAGGTCCccaaaacctcacctgggaGTGGGGCTGATGGGGAATGGTGGGACAGGCACCGGGCTGGgagggggatgggggtgggggggccTCGATCCCCAAAATCTCacctgggagtggggctgggggtggggaatggcaggtgacacctggggagggtgagggaggggctggggggctcaggtCCCCAAAATCTCacctgggagtggggctgggggtggggaaTGGCAGGTGACACCTGAGGAGGatgagggaggggctggggggacccTCCGGGGGGGTTCAGGTCCCCAAAATCTCacctgggagtggggctgggggtggggaatagcaggtgacacctggggagggagggtgaggggctgagggggctcagGTCCCCAAAATCTCACCTGGGAGTGGCGCGGTGGGACTGGCAGCGGGCTGGGAGGGGgacggggctggggacaaggacgGGCTGGGGACGGGAGGGGACAGGGCGGGGGGACAggccgggaggggccggggcggggccggctcTCACCGTGGAAGGTGCGGTTCCACATCTGGCGGGTGACGGCCCGGGCGTCGCTGACGGAGCCGCCGCGCTCCAGCGTCTCGTGGAGCGCCTGGGCGTAGAGCAGGAGCCCGTCGTGGAAGGCGGCGGCGATGAAATTCACCTGGGGACGGGGAAATCAACATCTGGGGGCCGGGAAATCAACATCTGGGGACGGGGAAATCGACATCTGGGGGCGGGGAAATCATCTGGGGACGGGGAAATCAACATCTGGGGACGGGGAATTcatctggggacagggaaatcAACATCTGGGGGCGGGGAAAGCAACATCTGGGGACGGGGAAAGCAACATCTGGGGACGGGGAAATCGACATCTGGGGGCGGGGAAATCGACATCTGGGGGCGGGGAAATCGACATCTGGGGGCGGGGAATCAACATCTGGGGACGGGGAAATCAACATCTGGGGACGGGGAAATCAACATCTGGGGACGGGGAAATCATCTGGGGACGGGGAAATCAAcatctggggagggggaaatcaACATCTGGGGACGGGGAAAGCAACATCTGGGGACGGGGAAATCAACATCTGGGGGCGGGGAAATCATCTGGGGACGGGGAAATCAACATCTGGCGATGGGGAAATCAACATCTGGGGACGGGGAATTcatctggggacagggaaatcAACATCTGGGGACGGGGAAATCAAcatctggggagggggaaatcatctggggacagggaaatcAACATCTGGGGACGGGGAattgtatatattatatattatattatattatattatattatattatattatattatattatgttatgttatgttatgttatgttatgttatgttatgttatgttatgttatgttatgttatattatattatattatattatattatattatattatattataaatcATCCTTCAGAAGCACGCAGTCAAGgctctcatctcttccctcaccctgggaccccAGCACAGTCCCCAGCTCCACCCCGTGCCCCCCTCGCCGCTCCCGTGTCCCTCCCGGTGTCCCGTTGTCTCCCCCagtgtcccggtgtcccctcccggTGTCCTGGTGTTCCCTCCCGGTGTCCCGCCGgtgtcccggtgtcccggtgtccccccggtgtcccctcccggtgccccggtgtcccggtgtcccccccggtgtcccGGTGTCGCACCAGTCCGTCCTGCACGGAGAAGTTGAAGTGCTCCCGCGCCTCCTCCTTGAGGCGCTGCAGGAAGGGCCGGTACTCGGCGTTCTGGGGCTCCTTGTAGGTGATGATGGTGACAGCCTGCCGGGGGACAGGGCTGCGGCGCCTGGGCACGCACACCTGCCCGGCCGTGCCCACCTGCCCGGCCGTGCCCACCTGGgcgtgtccctgcccacccGGGGCCATCCGTGCCCACCTTGCTGCGTTCCCCGTGCCCACCCGGCCGTGTCCCTGCCTACCCGGGGCCATCTGTGCCCACCTggccgtgtccctgtgcccacccggcgtgtccctgcccacctggAGCCATCTGTGCCCACCTGGCTATGTCCCCCTGCACACCTTGCTGTAACCCCCTACCCATTTGGCCATGtccccctgcccacctgccctgcctgcctggggccATCTGTGCCCACCTGGCCATGTCCCCGCCCACCTGGGCGTGCCGTGCCCACCTGGCCATGTCCCCTTGCCCACCTtgctgtgtcctcctgcccacTTGGCCATGcccccacctgccctgcctgcctgtggcCATCTGTGACCACCTGgccgtgtccctgccccacctggcCGTGCCGTGCCCACCTGGGCgtgtccctgcccacctggAGCCACTGTGCCCACCTTGCTGAGTCTCCCGTGCCCACCCGGCCGCCCCCCGTGCCCACCTGGCCGTGCCCCCGCCCTCCCCGTGCCCACCCGGCCGTGCCCCCGCCCTCCCCGTGCCCACCTGGCCGCGCCCCCGTGCCCACCCCGCTCACCTGGAaggcgcggcgggcgcgggcgTCGTGCGGGTCCCCGCGGAGCCAGGGCCGGCGGGGCTCGGGGAAGCGCTGGCCCTGCAGGCTGGCCCCGAAGGTGTCGATGTAGAAGAAGGCGAAGTCGCCGCCCGTCAGCCCCGCGCGCTCCGCCTGCAGCATCAGCTCCCGCAGCGTGTCCGGGGCGCAGCACACGTACACGACTGCGGGACGGACACACGGACGTGGAGCGGGGACAGCCCCGAGACCCCCGCCCCCATCCCGGGGGTCCCCGGTTAGTGTGTGACACAGCCCCGAGACCCCCGCCCCCATCCCGGGGGTCCCCGGTTAGTGTGTGACACAGCCCCGAGACCCCTGGAGACCCCCGCCCCCATCCCGGGGGTCCCCGGTTAGTGTGTGACACAGCCCCGAGACCCCTGGAGACCCCAGCCCCAATCCCGGGGGTCCCCGGTTATTGTGTGACACAGCCCCGAGACCCCCGCCCCAATCCCGGGGGTCCCCGGTTATTGTGTGACACAGCCCTGAGACCCCCGCCCCAATCCCGGGGATCCCCGGTTATTGTGTGACACAGCCCcgagacccccaaaacctctgGGACACTCCTAAAGACCCCCGCCCCGATCCCGGGGGTCCCCGGTTGCTGTGTGACACAGCCCCGAGACCCCCGCCCCaatcccgggggtcccggttAGCGTGTGACACAGCCCTGAGACCCCTGGAGACCCCCGCCCCAATCCTGGGGGTCCCCGGTTGCTGTGTGACACAGCCCCGAGACCCCAGCCCCAATCCCGGGGGTCCCCCCGGCCGTTGCGTGCCACGGGAACGGTTTCGGTGCCCCCGGGGCGGGGGTCCCGACCCCGCTGCCGGCCCCCCCGTGCCCtgcccggcgctgccccgggcGCCAGGCCGCTGCTGGTTTCCTGTTTTCCCGACTCCGTTTCCTCCTCCCCGCGGCCCTGATGGATTCCCGGCGACACCGTGACCCCGGGGCCCCGCCAcggcccctccagccctgcccacccccgGGGGCGCTGAGCCCCACCGCCCACCCCCGGGATCCCGGTGCCCCCCGGGgctcccggtgccccccgggGCTGGAGCGGTGCCAcggagcaggacagagccagcccGGGATAGCGGGACAGGTGACAACAGGGGGGGACACAGAGTGGGGAGGGGTCCAGGGGGTCCCGAGGGTCAGGGTGGGGCAGGGGTAGCgtgggtggggtggggacaggtgggtaAGGGGGGACAGCTGTGGGCGGCTGTGGACAGCCATGGACAGCCATGAATAACCATAAAAAACCCATAAACAACCAAAAACAACcataaaaaaaaccataaacaGCCATGAACAACcataaaaaaaacctaaaaaaacaTGAACAGCTGTGGACAACCATGAACAACCATAAAAAGCCATGAACAGCCATGAACAACCAAAAACAACCATGAACAACCATAAACAACCATGAACAACAGTAAAAAACCATGGACAGGCATGAACAACCATGAACAACCATGAACAACcataaaaaaacctaaaaaaaaccaTGAATAGCTGTGGACAACCATGAACAACCATAAAAAGCCATGAACAACCATGGACAGGTGTGAACAACCATAAACAACCATGAACAACCGTGTACAGGCACAAACAAACATGGACAGGCATGAACAACTGTGGGCTGCCATGGATGACTGTGTGCAACCACGAACAGCCATGAACAACCATGAACAACTGTGAACAGGTGTGTACAGTCATGAACAGCCATCTACAGGCATGAACAACCATGAAAAACTGTGCACAGCCATGAACAACCGTGTACAGGCATGAACAGCCATAAACAGCCATGAACAACCATGAACAACTGTGTGCTACCACGTACAACTGTGAACAACCATGAACAACCACAAACAACCGTGAACAGCTGTGTACAGCCATGAACAGCCATGTACAGGCATGAACAAACATGAAAAACCGTGCACAGCCATGAAAAACCGTGTACAGGCATGAACAGCCATGAACAGCCATGAACAGCCGTGTACAGCCATGAACAGCCATGGACAACTGTGTACAACCGTGAACAACCACGAACAGGCATGAACAGCCATGAACAACCATGGAGAGCCATGGACAGCCGTGTGCAACCACCAACAGCCATGAACAGCTGTGAACAGCCGTGAACAGCCGTGAACAGCCGTGAACAGCCACGAACAGCCATGAACAACCATGAACAGCGGTGTACAGGCATGAACAGCCGTGAACAGCCGTGAACAGCCGTGTACAATCACACACAGCTGTGAACAGCCACAAACAGCCATGAACAACCACAAACAGCCATGAACAGCTGTGTACAACCATGATCAGCCACgaagagccaggagcagctaTGAACAGCTGTGTACAACCATGATCAGCCACGAACAGCCATGAACAGCCGTGTACAGCCATGTACAATCACACACAGCTGTGAACAACCACAAACAGCCATGAACAACTGTGTGCTACCATGAACAGCCATGAACAGCCATGAACAACCATGAACAGCCATGAACAACCATGAACAGCCATGAACAGATGTGTACAACCATGAAGAGCCATGAACACCCATGAACAGCCATGAACAACCATGAACAGCCATGAACACCCATGAACAGCCATGAACAGCCATGAACAGCCATGAACAACTGTGAACAACTGTGAACAACTGTGTACAGCCGTGTACAGCCGTGTACAGCCGTGTACAATCACACACAGCTGTGAACACCCGTGAGACCCCCGTGAAAACCCCAGCACAGCCGTGAATAACCACGACACGCTGGTGTGaagctgtgcacagctgggcacagctgcagaCACCCCCGTGCAGccgtgcccagctgtgcctgccacCCACAAACACCCGTGAAACCCCCCGTGAGgccgggcacagctgggcacagctgggcacagccgtGGCCAGCTGTGAACACCCCTGTAAAGTTGGGCACAGCCATGTATGGCCATGAACACCCGGGCACGGGCGTGCCAAGCCTGGCACGCCCACGGGCACCggtgtggggctgggcactgccctgtggggctgggtaCTTACtcctcagtggggctgggcactgccctgagGGCTGGGTACtcctcagtggggctgggcactgccctgtgaGGCTGGGCACtcctcagtggggctgggcactgccctgtgtggggctgggcactcctgtgtggggctgggcactgccctgtggggctgggcactcctgtgtggggctgggcactcctcagtggggctgtgccatcctgtgtggggctgtgccctcccgtgtggggctgggcactgccctgtggggctgggcactgccctgtggggctgggcactgccctgtggggctgggcactCCCGTGTGGGGTTGGGCAGtcctcagtggggctgggcactgccatgtggagctgggcactgccctgagGGCCTGGGCACtcctcagtggggctgggcactccacagtggggctgggcacacccctgtggggctgggcactccactgtggggctgggcactccactgtggggctgggcactgctctgtggggctgggcactCCTCTAAGGGCTGTGCCCTCCCGTGTGGGGCCGCGCACCgccctgtccccgtccccccgccccgccggccccgtCCCGGTTCCCCGGCACTCACCGCGCCCCTTCGCCTTGATCTCCTGGATGATGAAGGAGAAGTTGCCGCCGTCGCGGAACACCACGTCCATGACCGTGAGGTTGCGCAGGGTGGGCAGCTGCACGTACAGACCCTCGGCGGCGAAGTAGTAGGGCCGGTCGCCCGCCGGCTCGTCTTGGTACACCAGCAGCGCCCGCCGCGTCCAGTTGAAGCGCCGGTGCAGCTGCACTCCCAGTTCGCCCAGTTTGCGGTAGCTGGGGCCGGCGCGGGTGGTCAAGCCGTACTCCTCGCTCTTGTCGTCGAAGCCGTGCGCCTCGGCCCCCGCCGTGACCAGCGGCAGCTGCCAGTGCCCGGTGAACCGGGCCACCGGAGCGGCCGAGTAGACGCAGCCCGGCCCCAGGAACGCCGCGGGGTGATGGGCGAGCCACAGGTCCACGGCCACCAGCTGCGCGGCCATTTCCGAGCAGACCCCGTGGCGATCCTCGCTGTCGCCGAACACCCAGCCCAGGGTGAAGCCGGGCAGCAGATCCCGCCGGGAATTCACGGCGGCCGCGGCCAAGCTCACGGCGGGTCCCACGCGCGGCCAAGCCCACGGGTAGGTGAGGTTGCGCCGGGGCAGCACCACGGCGAGGgtcagcggggccggggccgcccccgcggccgggagcggggccagCAGCGGGGCCAGGAGCGGGGCCAGCACCGCCAGCATCGCCCACGGACGGAGAGTGGCttcccccccccgccccgcggcgGGGCTGAGCCCTTGCTCGCCCCCCCCACTGGTGACACAAAGGGCCGTTATCATCCACACCGAGCTTAACTCCTTCCTGCCCGCTCCCCCCGCGGCATTCCAGCCGGGATGGGCGGCGGATGGGGCCGCCCGCCGGTGGGTGGGGACGTTCCCACCCGTGGGGCGGTGGGACGGGATCTGACCCCTCCGCTCTGGGCGGTCGCCGCCACCCAAGTGCCGCTGCTGACCCGGTCACGCGTGGGGCGCTGAGACCCGAGAAACTCGTTAGGGTGCGGGGACATCCCGACCCGCGGAGCCCACGCTGTCCCCACGCAGCTCCGGAGCGTTCGCGCGGCCCTGGGGGACCCGGGGGGGCTCGGACACCTCTGGCCCCGCACCTCCGTGGGAGGTTGTGCCCCGCGGAGGGGTCACGGCAGCCCCACGGCAATTGGGGGGTGACCCCGGAGGTGCCGCTCGGGGGTCGCGCGGCTGCCGGGGACACCGGCAGCGCTCGGGGGACACGCGcggatggggacaggggcagaggctggggacacacacagcgGGACGCGCTTGATTGCGGGGGCGCGCGCAACGATCCGGCCGTGGTGCACCCGCAGCTCCCGGGGCCGCGGGTGGGGTGACACCCGTGACACCGATAACCCCACGCTGCTGCCGGCTCGCCAGCAGGCGAGACAAGCCCGGGCAAGCCTTAGGGGAGCATTAAGAAGTCAACgtagcaaataaaaaatattaacaagCAAAGTAAACCTCGCGTGGAGTCGGAGGGTGGAAGAAAAGTCTAAGCTAGCAGAGGATGGTTTCGATCCATCGACCTCTGGGTTATGGGCCCAGCACGCTCCCGCTGCGCCACTCTGCTACTGCCGCGAAGTTGCTGCCAGGCCCTTTATGGCCGCGGTGCGCGCGCTCCATTCATGGGCTCCGCGCCCCCTCCAGCGGCCGCCCGGCGCGCGCCGCCATTGGCCGCTTCCCGATCTGATTGATGCGCCGTTCCACCAATGGCTGCTGGAGAAGCGCCCGCCAGGGGCGGGATGGGGGAGAGCGGCGGCCAATGAGCGGGCGGGTTGCTGCGGGGTGTG from Haemorhous mexicanus isolate bHaeMex1 chromosome 31, bHaeMex1.pri, whole genome shotgun sequence carries:
- the NPR1 gene encoding atrial natriuretic peptide receptor 1; the encoded protein is MLAVLAPLLAPLLAPLPAAGAAPAPLTLAVVLPRRNLTYPWAWPRVGPAVSLAAAAVNSRRDLLPGFTLGWVFGDSEDRHGVCSEMAAQLVAVDLWLAHHPAAFLGPGCVYSAAPVARFTGHWQLPLVTAGAEAHGFDDKSEEYGLTTRAGPSYRKLGELGVQLHRRFNWTRRALLVYQDEPAGDRPYYFAAEGLYVQLPTLRNLTVMDVVFRDGGNFSFIIQEIKAKGRVVYVCCAPDTLRELMLQAERAGLTGGDFAFFYIDTFGASLQGQRFPEPRRPWLRGDPHDARARRAFQAVTIITYKEPQNAEYRPFLQRLKEEAREHFNFSVQDGLVNFIAAAFHDGLLLYAQALHETLERGGSVSDARAVTRQMWNRTFHGVTGFLKIDEQGDRESDYSLWDMDPEHGEFQIVANYNGTTKKIQMVPGREIHWPGKAVPPDVPPCGFEGTDPQCRKASLSTLEVLSLVVSLILMAITVTSFFICRKLQLEKELAAELWRVRWEDVQMSSLEKHLRSAGSKLTLSLRGSNYGSLMTAEGQFQVYAKTAYYKGNLVAVKHLNRKRIELTRKVLFELKHMRDVQNEHLTRFIGACTDPPNICILTEYCPRGSLQDILENESITLDWMFRYSLTNDIVKGMQFLHNGVIVSHGNLKSSNCVVDSRFVLKITDYGLESFRVPPDGDDTHVLFAKKLWTAPELLRMEEPPARGTQKGDVYSFGIILQEIALRSGVFYVEGVELSPKEIIERVKSGERPSFRPSANVGCHLEELGQLMQHCWAEDVLEHPDFNQIKVQLRKFNRESSTNILDNLLSRMEQYANNLEELVEERTQAYLEEKRKAEALLYQILPHSVAEQLKRGETVQAEAFDSVTIYFSDIVGFTALSAQSTPMQVVTLLNDLYTCFDAIIDNFDVYKVETIGDAYMVVSGLPVRNGKLHAREVARMALALLDAVRSFRIRHRPQQQLELRIGIHTGPVCAGVVGLKMPRYCLFGDTVNTASRMESNGEALKIHISGVTKAVLEEFGCFELELRGDVEMKGKGKLRTYWLLGERGSGTRG